Part of the Brassica oleracea var. oleracea cultivar TO1000 chromosome C8, BOL, whole genome shotgun sequence genome is shown below.
AATTACGAAACACAAGATTCGTCTTCTAACGCGACGGGCCGACTTTATGTTTTTTATTCTCTCAGAAAGAGATCCTTGTGATGCTTTGTAGAGCCATATATATACATGTATTCAGATCTGCAAGTATTGATCATTCTCTCTAAACAAAAGTAAATCTCAATTAAAAGGTGGATTATTATTTTCTTCCTTTATCACCGCCAATGATTAAGAAGCTAAGCAACATGGATTACAAGCAGAAACAGGAGAGATGTGGGCAATACATCGAAGCTCTTGAAGAAGAACAACGCAAGATTCATGTCTTCCAACGTGAACTTCCTCTTTGCTTAGACCTCGTAACCCAAGGTACTTATAAATTACATACTCATACTGATATACAATGAATTGTATTTATTTATATACATACATATTACATATATATGTATTACAAAGAAATGCAAGATTTGCTATCAACCTTTTCTTTTTATTGATAAAATGAAAAACATACTATATATATATATATATATATGTAAAAAATTTACCATCTATTAAAAAACCTAAATTTTTACTTTAATTTATTTTGTTTGTTAAGCAATTGAGGCATGCAAGAGAGAGTTGTCGGGTACGGCCACAGAGAATATGTACGGACAATCAGAGTGCTCCGAGCAAACAACCGGAGAATGCAGACCTGTCTTGGAGCAATTTCTAACCATTAAAGACTCATCAACCTCCAATGAAGAAGAAGAAGAATTAGACGATGAGCACGGAAATCATGATCCTGACAATGATTCTGAGGACAAGAACATGAAATCTGATTGGCTTAAATCTGTTCAGCTCTGGAACCAACCTGACCCTCTTCTCCCAAAAGAGGTGATTATATTAGAGAATCCATATCATAATTAAACTCATTCTAATCTTTACTACAACGCTCTAAATATTTGCTATCATGTGTGTTCACTGTTCAGGAAGGAACGCAAGAGAAGATGGTGGACAGGGTGGTGAAGAAAGATGAAAGTATGAAGAAAGAAGCGATGGCTAACGGTGGAGAAAGAAGGAAGAGAGAGGCGGAGAAAGATGGAGGAAGAAAGCAGCGAAGGTGTTGGTCGTCGCAGTTGCATAGACGCTTCTTAAACGCTCTTCAACACTTAGGTGGACCTCATGGTGCGTTTTAATATTTATATACGAGTTAATTAAATTTTCTAGTGATTTAGATCAATAGTTTGGTATTAGGGTTCATAAAAGCTTAGTTGAGATGTTTATTTTGGTTCCATTTTGCAGTTGCTACGCCGAAGCAAATCAAGGAGTTAATGAAGGTTGATGGATTAACTAATGATGAAGTCAAAAGCCATTTACAGGTAAATACTTTTAAACATGTACAATTCTTTCTTTCTATAATTTGATGTATAAATCTAGGCACGTATAAAATCTATTCTACAAAAAAAACTGATGTTTATTAATTTTTTGGGATATAATAGAAATATAGACTGCATACAAGAAGACCAAGCCAAACAGTCCCTAACAACGGAAACTCTCAAACGCAACATCTCGTAGTCGTCGAGGGCATATGGGTTCCAAAATCTGACCACTCTACAGGCAGGACCACCGGAGGAGCCACCACTAGTGGCACCACCACCCGGTCCACCACCGGGATATATGGAGCAATGGCCGCACCACCACTGCCACAGTGGCCGAGCCATTCCAATTTTAGACCGTCCATTATCGTGGAAGAAAAAGGATCGGGAAGCCCAAGCGAAGAGGTGGTGGTCCGATGTAGCTCGCCAGCGATGTCTTCTTCTACCCGCAACCATTACGTCAAGAATATTTAGTTTTTTTCTTTTCCTATTCTCTCTAATGTTTTGGTTCATTTTATTATATACTATTTTGGTTTCTTCGAGTTAAAATTTGACACCGTGAGGAAAAAGAGTGTATAGAGGTTTGCACCGAAAGCAATACTATATATTTTACTCAGGAATAGTGCCATTTTAATTTTCTAGTTGATTCGAATCTTTCTTGTTCAATTCTTTTTCCAATTTTGTTGACTTGTTATATTTTTTATTTTCATTAAATTATACACAGTTTGATAAATATGTGGAAACGAAATTGTTTTGTTGTGTTGTTGTTATTACCAAAATTTTAGTATGGCGTGTTAATGGCCATGTTTCTTTTAGTAAGTAAATATTATTGTGGCTGCTGCTTGTTTTCGTTAACGCAAAATTTACGGCACTAGTTAAATTATATAAATGATCCAGAGTACATGCTCATATTAATATTTTGTGTAGTACTCCCTCTGTTCCTTAATATTACATATTTTAGGAAAAAAATTTGTTTTAAAAAGATCAATTTTTTACATTTTCAAGACATATTTTATTAACTAATTGCAAATTTCAAAAAACTTAATTGCATTTACTGAATTGTTATTGGTTTAAAATTATGAAACAAAGATAAACATAAAAAATATGCAAATTTAATGTGTTTTATTAAAATGTGTGAAAAATCTAGAATATGCAACATTAAAAAACAGAGGGAGTATATATGTATACAGCTAGTATGAACATGGCGGCAGAGTCGAGAGCAAAGGTATCTTAACAGGATATACTAAGTTTTTGTCGACCATATTATATAAAGATGCACACAATCACATGACAACAAAATTGATTTTATTATGATAACAATAAAGACCCGGAGGGGGACCTTATTGAATTGGTTGCATACTTGCATTCAAGGGACGAATATGCTCGGACCCGAAATGTATAACCTACTATAACTATAATTTTAAACTATTGTCAACAATTTTAATTTTTTTTGAAAATTGATTCTCACGTTGTTGAATATTATTACAAATATGCACGATAGCTACGATGTCCTTGTCGAAAAGTATATTCTCTGCTTCTGGTTCGGAGAAGACTTTTATTCATTGAATAGATATGGTTAGGTCACTTAATATATTTGCCTATTTGGACAGTATCTCTCAGAATCTTGAATTAATCTAAAGATTCTTTTAATCAATTGTTTATCAGCCGTACCGGTGCCATGTGGCCTTCTAAAAACCTTATGTATGTATCAGATTGATTATTGATCTGAAAAATATAAAAAGTGTAACAATATAACAAAATATAAAAAAGTGTAACAATATAACTTTTTAATAAATATATACTAAAAACCTTTTTAGGACGTTTACTAAAAACCATTATTCTCTTTTTATGCTCTATGTTTTTTTCTTTACTTTTATATTTAGATTTGTTTGAATTTACATGAAATATATATATTTCCATTTTGAGAGAAAGTTTTTTTAAAATCACGCAGAATGTCAATAAGATGGTTTCGTTTTCAAGATCGGATCAACCTGGCTAGAAATTCCATGTGCAGAATAAACAAACGAATTAGATAAGAACTTTATATATATATTGTATTGACGACAGATCCAAATGACCGGGAATCAGATTATGATTTCAGTTAAGAAACAATAATGAAGGATGGCTAAGCTTTACGCATGAGTTAATGCGACCTTTCCACAAGTTAAAGGACAAAATGGCTCTTGATACTTATTTAAAGAACAGTAGTTATCACTGAAACAAGGGAAAATACAGATAGCTAATTAATCAATCAACAAACTCCAGTGCTTTTATTGGTCTATGTCCAAACATTTTAAAAATCAAATACATGGAATATTCGAATTGACCTAATTTAAGTCGTTATCCTAAACTTGTAGGAAGAGTACAAATTTATACAGGACCTTAACTTTATATATCATCTTTTGTATACAGTAAGTACGTGCTTATCTTGTCTTAATCCTTAGCTAGCAAAATGTTTGACATTATGAAATTAATTTTGTTTTAATCCTCAGCAAAATGGTTGACATAGTGAAACTAATCTTGTTTTAATCCTCATCAAAATGGTTGACATTGTGAAATTTATCTTTGACTATGTAATAGCCTTTCGAAGATTATTCTTCCTGACTCGTAGAAACATGGAAAATTACTTTTGAAATTGTTTAAATTAATATAGTGAGATAATAAGAAATATATGCATTGTCATCATCACATGTATTATAAGAGTCATTTAAGATATATATAGTACACAGTCTTCAGACAATCTGTGTCTGTATATTATTTGAAGGTCATATTATTGGTTCTGACTTTTGAGTTCTGAAATCAGGCAAGAACGAGATCTTCCAACGAGAATAATCTTTCAACCTTTTTGTCCAAGGTTTCGGGCTTGATGGGCCAGTATGACTTTAGGCTAAACCTATCTTTAGTCCTCAATCAGATGCCCAAATACTCTCTCAGTGATCATTACTCATTACAGTCTATAGAAAGTTTGACAATATCATAAAAAAAAAAATTCTACTAATTGATCAGAGTATATAACTTAATTAGTCTATTACACAGCTTAATTTGTTCTCAATACCTCAGAAGACGAAACAAAAAATAGTAAGATACTGCACACAATTATCCCAGCCCAAAAAGATAGAGAGTATAGTTGATGAACCTTCTACTTGAACCGAAGCTCTTGTTCCCATCTTGTGGGAATGTAAGGAAAGAGTTTAACAATCGTTTCACCTTTAGGAAAAGGCAACTCTGTTTCTACTGGAATCCTCTGTAAAATGAAATCGTTTAGCTTCTCATACTTCGCCATTTTTTTGCTTACTTCGTCTCTCTCGTTCTTGAATATTGTTATCCACTTGTCTTCTTTTGACGGCATACTCCTCCTAGCCGCTGCTAATGCACGCCGGAGAACACCAACTGCTTCACCTACTCTCTCTTCGGATTCAAGCACTTCCGCTAAGTGTTTTTGGCTCTTTAGCTCGTGTAAAGCTCTCATTGCTGATACATATTCCTATATGGACATATCATCAGTCATCAGTGTTTTAAACCGGCACCAAGAGCAAGTAGATCATAAGCGGAACGATTTTTCTAAACCGATTTTTTTAATATTAGGTTTAGAAAGCGTCTAATTACCACCTAAAACATTGATCATCACCTTAATGATGGATGTGTACTTTATGTATAATATAAATAGAGATTTGCTACTCCTATAGGTTCTAATGAATATTAGAAGCAAACTAAGATCAGTATTTAGATATAACAACAAGATGAGTTTCACCAGTCGCTTCTTCTTCACGTATAGTTATATTTAAAAGATAGGGGACTTACTAGGAAGCGAGACGATAGGTCTTTACATTCTCCATTAGCTCTAGATGACAAATGAGCAGAGGCTTCAGAGAGCATTTGTGTAGTACCGTAGTGCAATTTCGACAATAGGCTTGCGCTTCTACCACTTTCTTCAGCGTTCTTTGTAGTTACAGCCTATTAAAGAAACATGTCTCACTGTTATCATCAATTTCTTCAGCTTTCTGGAGAGAAGTTTGTGCAAATTAATTAAAGTTAAGAGAATCACTGACCTGACCTTCAGCTAAACAGAGGAGACTTAAAGAAGTGCAAAGCCAAGGAGTTAGTTCTGGAAGCTTCCCTTGAGGCAAAGAAGGTAGCAATGAAGGAAGAAGATCATGAGAAAGATGATGGAAAACTCCAGATGCTTCTCGGTAAAGTGTTATTGATTTCTTGACATCTGTTGTGTAATCATTAGGAAGCAAACTTATGAATGTAGTGCATAAGACAAAAAAGAAGAAGGTGTTTTAAAGACAGACTAACCTGTGGATACTAACTCCATGGCTCTCTCACGGAGCTTAAGTGCGTAGAAGTAAATAACCATTCCAAGCTCGAACATTATGTTATCGACTTGAAAGAACTTCGGACACTTACGCTGAATCAAGGTCTGAGAGATCAAACCACTACTCCATCTTATCTTAAGACCAGAAACTTGTTTAATCTTATCAGCGTGATGTACTAAGTTGAAGAGTAAAGGAAGGTATTCTCCAAGTTTAAGGAGATCCTGAATAACAATAACAAAATCAAAACTTGAGCTACAAGAAAGAAATATTTGGTTTAGAACTACGAGTTTTTTTTTTGCTGACCTGCTCACATGAAGTAATTCCTCTGTTCATCTCTCTTGCAATAGCATCAGTGACGTTGCTGGTTCTGTTAACAGATTCCTCAACTGCTTTACGCTTGGAGCTTAAGTTTTTGACTTCTTGTAGAGTTGTTGGACCATCACATGATAACACTTTCTCCAACACAATCTATTTTTAGGTAACAATAATAAGACAAAAAAAGTTATACAATGGTATGTAACACAAAGACCCTAAAACCAGGATCAAAATCTCCATTAACTAGTGTAAGATATTCAACCATCTAAATCTCAGGATCAAACAATTATTTAACACAAAAACCCCTAAAATCAGAATGTGGACTCGGACAACGTTCAAGAGATATGATCCCACAAACATAATCAAAGGAAAATAAATAAGGATTATACCTCTTTTGTTTTAGGTTCTGGAATTAGGTATTGCATCATCGTCTTCTTCTCTTCCAGACGCTTGATTACGTAACTAGCGCACACCAGAACGAAACAAAATAAAACAAAAAATCTTCGAAACTCGAGAAGTTATTTATTGATTGGTTTATTAATACTCAACAAAAAAAAAACTATTCCTGAGAGTGTTTGGAAACTCTTTTTTTTTCAGGAGACTTCAGATTTTTTTTTTGGTTTCCTAATCCTAATGTGATTAGTCAAAGTGTGGATAACAAATAGAAGCTGAAAAGGAAATTTCTTAGAATTGAAAAACAGAGAGCGAAGTGTGCAACAACAAGGCAAGTGAAATCATCATCAAAACATTATTAATGTAAGAATCGAACTGAAAACTTCAAAACGACCTTTGATCATCAGCATATTTATTTATATGAGATTTTGAACTTTTCGAGGGTGTTTCGATCGCTTTTGTAGGTCAATATTTCTGTAATTTGGTTCTTCGTTTCCTTTTTCGACAAGGGTTTGACTTTTGATGAATTAGTCTTCGACTTTAAATAAAGAAAAAAAGAAAGAAAGGGCTTACATAAGCCCATGGGCTTGAAGCAGACGACCCAATAAGTTGGACTAATTTAAGAGTATTCGGACTATTACTAGTTTAATTACCGAAATCCGTAATTATATGTCTCTTTTATTTACAAAACGGCATCCACTCTTTCTAACAAACACAGTAACACATCTCTAAAGACATATAAGTTATTTATTGTTCATTCTCAAATTTTATAAGAACAGTTTTTGTTTTTTTTTCAAAAAAAAAAAAAAAAGAACAGTTTTTGTTATATAATTCTATAAATTCAAAAAAAAAGAATTAATCATGTAAAAACGTTCTTTATAAATAGCATAATTTCTTAAAGATGAAGAAGAAATTCAAATATTTTCATTCACATTTTTGTCCTATATCGTTTATATCGTTTAGACTCATAGTATTTCTAGTATAAAGAAATTCTTTTTTTTTCAATATAGAATCAAAGACCGGAAAAAAGTGCTCAATTGTTGCAACCTGGATACTGTAACAAGGCCCGACCCAGTTCTATTTGGCACCTAAAGTCCAAAATCTATAAACTTATTTATAAAAAAAATGTGGATAAATATGTAAGAACAGAAAGTTGAACGAATATCCATAAATTACAAGCAATGGCTCAAACCACTGCATCACTATGAATTTTTACAAATTTTCTGCCTCTAAAATAGATAACATATTTTGCCGCCTAAAACAAGAGCTTTACTCGTTTAGCTCAGGGCCCGAACCTGACTCTGACAGATAACTCACCCAAAGGTACTAAGGAATTTAAGGTGCAAAACCCGGACTCGATAGTCTAGTGGTATCTACCCCTTGGGGAGGTCAGCTGTTCGATTCGCAGGGCGGAGAGGCGTGCCCAGGGCCCTAACCGGTACAGGCAAAGGCTGGCGCCGGGCCTAGGTGGTGGGCTGGCCGAAGGTTGGCCAACACCTGGTTAAACAAAAAAAAAAAAAAAAAAAAATTAAGGTGCAAAATTATACATCTTCACAAGTTTCCTCTTTCAAACTACATTAACTAAGCGGTAATGTTTGAATAATGTGACTTGGTAGGAGGAGCTTGGAGTTGAATATGATGAATATGTCGGTCTAAGTCTTCAGGCTTATTCTGACCTCATCCAACATGGTAAAAAAGAGGGGGCATGGGCCAGTAATTTCCAGGCGATTTCTTAGAAATTTCTCTCACGGGTCAATTTCATTCTAAAAACTTTTCATGAATATAGAAAACATACGCAACTTTTCAACGTTATTGAAATCTTATATCCATTAAAAGAACAATATTCTTACACCCTTGACCAAGAAAAGAAAACACAGAAAAATATTATACAAAACTCAGTCATCAAAGATGCACCTGATTAACAAAACTTAAACTTCTTAGTATCCACGTACCTGTCTTGTCCGGACTGAAACCGGACCCTTCAAACCAACTTTACGCATAAAAGGATCTCCAACCGAGTGAACCGTGTGGTCCACATGTCCTGTATCTCTATTTGGAAGATCCATAACATGTTGCTTCTCTTTAACATTAGTAGTAGTATTGGGCTTAGTAGTATATTGGATTTCTTCCTCACTATCATAGATTACAACATCCTTCTCCAACAACTTCACAGGGTCTTCTCTAAACGACATCACTGGGACATCCTCAATAATTTCATCTGAATCCGACATAGACCTCTTGGATTCTGACCTCAAATCAACCTCACCTCCTCTAAAATCATCAGCATTACCTTCTTGTTCTGATATCTTGTTTTCAGAACCACTAAATGAATTTCCCCCAGCACGCGGAGAAAACTGAGAAAGCTCCACAGCAGCTCGTGCAGCATCTGCTGCATGAGCCGCTGACTCAAACGCTGCTTGTGCAGCATCAGCCACATCTTTGTACTTCTTCTTTCCTCTCTTTACCGAATCAGATAACTCATATCCTTCTCCATCCTCACTTGTTAACTTAGCCTTAGGAACATCTGACGATTTTATCTGCATAGATCATAAAATTTGATTAGAAACATAAC
Proteins encoded:
- the LOC106310613 gene encoding uncharacterized protein LOC106310613, whose translation is MIKKLSNMDYKQKQERCGQYIEALEEEQRKIHVFQRELPLCLDLVTQAIEACKRELSGTATENMYGQSECSEQTTGECRPVLEQFLTIKDSSTSNEEEEELDDEHGNHDPDNDSEDKNMKSDWLKSVQLWNQPDPLLPKEEGTQEKMVDRVVKKDESMKKEAMANGGERRKREAEKDGGRKQRRCWSSQLHRRFLNALQHLGGPHVATPKQIKELMKVDGLTNDEVKSHLQKYRLHTRRPSQTVPNNGNSQTQHLVVVEGIWVPKSDHSTGRTTGGATTSGTTTRSTTGIYGAMAAPPLPQWPSHSNFRPSIIVEEKGSGSPSEEVVVRCSSPAMSSSTRNHYVKNI
- the LOC106310612 gene encoding uncharacterized protein LOC106310612 — encoded protein: MMQYLIPEPKTKEIVLEKVLSCDGPTTLQEVKNLSSKRKAVEESVNRTSNVTDAIAREMNRGITSCEQDLLKLGEYLPLLFNLVHHADKIKQVSGLKIRWSSGLISQTLIQRKCPKFFQVDNIMFELGMVIYFYALKLRERAMELVSTDVKKSITLYREASGVFHHLSHDLLPSLLPSLPQGKLPELTPWLCTSLSLLCLAEGQAVTTKNAEESGRSASLLSKLHYGTTQMLSEASAHLSSRANGECKDLSSRFLEYVSAMRALHELKSQKHLAEVLESEERVGEAVGVLRRALAAARRSMPSKEDKWITIFKNERDEVSKKMAKYEKLNDFILQRIPVETELPFPKGETIVKLFPYIPTRWEQELRFK
- the LOC106308208 gene encoding uncharacterized protein LOC106308208, whose product is MGKKLDALLGRSFKTNKFKSLLNLALTRLSILKNQRQVRCSQATSDVTELLKLGHHENAYHRVDQVIKDQNTLDVLFFIHGYFTLLIDRVHLFEHNRDCPDEILEAVSGLLFAASRIGEFPELQEIRNVLISRFGKDMAARSIELRSNCGVNPTIIQKLSTRHPPREVRMKVLKEIAAENNIVLKLEEASSTSTEIKSSDVPKAKLTSEDGEGYELSDSVKRGKKKYKDVADAAQAAFESAAHAADAARAAVELSQFSPRAGGNSFSGSENKISEQEGNADDFRGGEVDLRSESKRSMSDSDEIIEDVPVMSFREDPVKLLEKDVVIYDSEEEIQYTTKPNTTTNVKEKQHVMDLPNRDTGHVDHTVHSVGDPFMRKVGLKGPVSVRTRQVRGY